In the genome of Poecilia reticulata strain Guanapo linkage group LG16, Guppy_female_1.0+MT, whole genome shotgun sequence, one region contains:
- the LOC103478816 gene encoding testis development-related protein — protein sequence MNPMWKVYKGKVMKTLNPEYEEDTAEEVTEVEHDMSPIQEDEGPNAVSQLARKMQGASAKSWNRFSSLFNKEDEHQLLEETECPPAADHPLAAKPEEPPRPTRRSGFWDSFATNFAAKKQAEAAAAAAAAADEGVAESGEEGVTQAAGEEQQVGPAEETEAGSSSSNNSFSKYVTLGGSGEDASFKWNFVTSKLAELKTKGMVNKTN from the exons TCTGAATCCTGAGTATGAGGAGGATACTGCAGAGGAG GTCACAGAGGTAGAACATGACATGAGTCCAATACAGGAGGATGAAGGGCCCAACGCCGTGTCTCAGCTGGCCAGAAAG ATGCAGGGGGCCAGCGCTAAAAGCTGGAACAGGTTTTCGTCTCTTTTCAACAAAGAGGATGAACACCAGCTTCTGGAGGAGACAGAGTGCCCGCCTGCCGCTGACCA CCCTCTCGCAGCAAAACCTGAAGAGCCTCCTCGACCAACCAGGCGCAGTGGATTCTGGGATAGTTTCGCAACCAACTTTGCTGCAAAGAAGcaggctgaagctgctgctgctgcagctgcagcagcagacgaGGGCGTGGCAGAGTCAGGTGAGGAAGGAGTGACTCAGGCTGCAGGGGAGGAGCAGCAGGTCGGCCCGGCTGAGGAGACggaagcaggaagcagcagcagcaacaacagcttCTCTAAATATGTGACGCTGGGAGGGAGCGGCGAGGACGCCTCCTTTAAGTGGAACTTTGTTACCAGCAAGCTGGCAGAGCTGAAAACCAAGGGCATGGTGAATAAGACCAACTGA